Part of the Desulfohalovibrio reitneri genome is shown below.
CTGTACTTCTGGGCCTCGCAGGACCTGCCCAACATCAAGCGCATCGAGGACTACAAGCCGCCGCTTGTGACCACCGTGCGTACCGAGGAGGACGAGGTCCTGGGCCACTTCTACCGCGAAAAGCGCTGGCTGGTCACTCTGGATCAGATTCCCGAATACCTGCCCAAGGCCTTTCTGGCGGCCGAGGACGCGGCCTTCTACGAGCACGAGGGCGTGGACCTGCAGGCCATCTTCCGGGCGGCCATGCGCAACATGGCCGCGGGCGAGATCAAGCAGGGCGGCTCCACCATCACCCAGCAGGTCATCAAGCGGCTGCTGCTCACGCCGGAGCGTAGCTACAAGCGCAAGCTCAAGGAGGCCATCCTGGCCTACCGGCTGGAACGCTTTCTGAGCAAGGACGACATCCTGACCATCTACCTCAACCAAATCTACCTGGGAGCCGGGGCCTACGGCGTGGAAGCCGCGGCCCGCATCTACTTCGGCACCCACGTGGAGGAGTTGAGCCTGGCCCAGTCCGCCATGCTGGCGGGCCTGCCCCAGTTGCCCAGCCGCTACAACCCTTACCGCCACTGGGACGCGGCCAAGCGGCGGCAGGACTACGTGCTGGGGCAGATGCTGGACAAGGGCTGGATCAGCCAGGAGCAGTACAATGAGGCCCAGGCCGAGGAAATCGTCCTCGACAGCATGCCCGACCCCTCCTGGGGCGACGGCGCGTATTATCTCGAGGAAGTACGCCGCTGGCTCATCGACCGCTTCGGCGAGGACACGGTGTACGAGGGCGGCCTGCGCGTGACCGTGGCCTGCGACCTGGAGCACCAGAAGGCGGCAGAGGAATCACTGCGCGACGGCCTGGTGGCTTCGACCCACCGCCGGGGCTGGAAGGGGCCGATCGACCATCTCGAGCCCGAGGGGTACGGCGACTTCCTCACCGGGGAGAAGGCTCCGGATGAGTTGCCCGAGAAGGGGGACTGGCTGCAAGTTCTGGTAACAAGCGTGGACAAGTCCGGGGCAAAAGCCGATTTCGGCAACGCCACGGCGGCCATCTCCGTGGAGAGCATGCACTGGTGCCGCGAACCCAACCTGGACAAGGCCACCGACGAGGTCCCGGCCATCAAGGACGCCCGCAAGGTGGTCGAGCCCGGCGACGTGATCTGGGCCGAGGTGGTCGCTCCGCCCGAGGAGGAGGGCGGCCTCTGGAAGCTGGACATCCAGCAGAAACCCGAGGTGCAGGGCGCGCTGGTCTCCGTGGAGCCAGGGAGCGGCAAGATTCTGGCCCTGGTGGGCGGCTACAGCTTCGCCGAGTCGCAGTTCAACCGGGCCACCCAGGCCGAGCGCCAGCCCGGATCCGCCTTCAAGCCCATCGTCTATTCCGCCGCCCTGGACAACGGCTTCACCCCCGCCTCCATCCTGCTTGACGCGCCCATCGTCTACACGGACTACGAAACGGACGAGACCTGGAAGCCGGAGAACTTCGAGGAAGTCTTCCACGGCCCCACGCTCCTGCGTACGGCCCTGGTCAAGTCGCGCAACCTGGTGACCATCCGGGTGGCCCAGAAGTTGGGCATCGACACCATCATCAAGCGCGCCAAGACCCTGGGGCTGGAGTCCGACTTCAAGCACAACCTCTCCGTGGCCCTCGGCTCCTCAGAGGTCACGCTGCTCAATCTCTCCCAGGCCTACACCACCTTCGCTCGGGGCGGCACCTACGTGAAGCCCAGGGCCGTGCTGGAAGTGAAGAGCGCCTGGGGAGAGGAACTTTACACCAGCGAGAAGGAGGTCGAGGAGGCCATCAGCCCCCAGACAGCCTACATCATGGCCTCCCTCATGCAGGACGTGGTGAAGTACGGTACAGGCTGGCGCGCCAAGCAGCTCAAGCGCCCGGTGGCGGGCAAGACCGGCACTACCAACGAGGAGCGGGACGCCTGGTTCATGGGCTACACGCCCTACCTGCTCTCCGGGGTTTACGTGGGCTTCGACGACCACCGGCCCATGGGCAAGTGGGAGACCGGCTCCCGGGCGGCTTCCTCCATCTGGGCGGATTACCGTCTGAAAATCGAGGGCGACTACGAGCCCAGGGACTTCCCTCAGCCCGACGGCGTGACCATGGTCCGCATCGACGCCGAAAACGGCCTCTTGGCCGGGACACAAACCCAGGAGCAGTTCTTCCTGCCCTTCAAGTCGGGCACCGAGCCCACCGAGGTCTCCACGGGCGGCTCCTCCATGGAGAGCGCCAAGTCCAAGGGCGAGGATCTGCTCAAACAGGTGTTCTAGAATGCGCACCAGACGCGGCGACGCCGACCCCTTCATCACCAAGGACGGCTCCGAGGTGCGCGAGTTAATGCATCCCGCGCGCCATGAGGGACCGGCCAACCATAGCCTGGCCGAGGCCGTGGTGCCGCCCGGCGTGAAAACGGCTGTGCACCGCCATCCCAAGAGCGAAGAGTTTTACCACGTCATCCGGGGCCGCGGGGTGATGCTGCTGGGCGGGGAGCGGTTCGACATCGCGCCCGGCGACACGGTCTGCATTTCCCCCGGCGTGCGGCACGGCCTGGAGAATCCCCATTCCGAGGAACTGGCCGTACTGTGCTGCTGCTCGCCGGCCTACGACCACCAAGATACCCTGCTGGAGGACTGACATGCCCATCGTGCTCGTGGAAACCACCTTTCCCATGGACCGGACCGCCCGGGAGGATTTCGCCCTGGGTCTTTCCAGCCGCTGCGCCGAGTGGCTGGGCAAGCCCGAGTCCTCGGTTATGGTCCGAGTGCGCTGCGAGGACTCCATGAGCTTCGGTGGCTCCATGGAGCCTTGCGCCTTTGTGGAGTTCAAGTCGGTTGGGCTGGCGGAAGAGGACTGCCCGGAACTGAGCGCCAAGCTGTGCGACTTCGT
Proteins encoded:
- a CDS encoding penicillin-binding protein 1A, whose translation is MKRFLIGAAIALSILLLVGLGSAVGLYFWASQDLPNIKRIEDYKPPLVTTVRTEEDEVLGHFYREKRWLVTLDQIPEYLPKAFLAAEDAAFYEHEGVDLQAIFRAAMRNMAAGEIKQGGSTITQQVIKRLLLTPERSYKRKLKEAILAYRLERFLSKDDILTIYLNQIYLGAGAYGVEAAARIYFGTHVEELSLAQSAMLAGLPQLPSRYNPYRHWDAAKRRQDYVLGQMLDKGWISQEQYNEAQAEEIVLDSMPDPSWGDGAYYLEEVRRWLIDRFGEDTVYEGGLRVTVACDLEHQKAAEESLRDGLVASTHRRGWKGPIDHLEPEGYGDFLTGEKAPDELPEKGDWLQVLVTSVDKSGAKADFGNATAAISVESMHWCREPNLDKATDEVPAIKDARKVVEPGDVIWAEVVAPPEEEGGLWKLDIQQKPEVQGALVSVEPGSGKILALVGGYSFAESQFNRATQAERQPGSAFKPIVYSAALDNGFTPASILLDAPIVYTDYETDETWKPENFEEVFHGPTLLRTALVKSRNLVTIRVAQKLGIDTIIKRAKTLGLESDFKHNLSVALGSSEVTLLNLSQAYTTFARGGTYVKPRAVLEVKSAWGEELYTSEKEVEEAISPQTAYIMASLMQDVVKYGTGWRAKQLKRPVAGKTGTTNEERDAWFMGYTPYLLSGVYVGFDDHRPMGKWETGSRAASSIWADYRLKIEGDYEPRDFPQPDGVTMVRIDAENGLLAGTQTQEQFFLPFKSGTEPTEVSTGGSSMESAKSKGEDLLKQVF
- a CDS encoding cupin domain-containing protein; translation: MRTRRGDADPFITKDGSEVRELMHPARHEGPANHSLAEAVVPPGVKTAVHRHPKSEEFYHVIRGRGVMLLGGERFDIAPGDTVCISPGVRHGLENPHSEELAVLCCCSPAYDHQDTLLED
- a CDS encoding phenylpyruvate tautomerase MIF-related protein, producing the protein MPIVLVETTFPMDRTAREDFALGLSSRCAEWLGKPESSVMVRVRCEDSMSFGGSMEPCAFVEFKSVGLAEEDCPELSAKLCDFVGEACETSRDRIYVEFKDLRRGYVGARGTTLAG